Proteins from a genomic interval of Pseudomonas sp. RC10:
- a CDS encoding HDOD domain-containing protein: MPPQPQIMVDLQMEQYMPDPDLGVIARLIAQDPGLSGALLKIVNSPHYGLANKIASIQRAVNLLGSRSVINLINAQSIKGEMTDETIVVLNRFWDTAQDVAMTSLTLAKRIGSQTVDESYALGLFHDCGVPLMLKRFPEYMNVLEEAYAKAGPDRRVVDTENHILNTNHAVVGYFTAKSWRLPEHVSNAIANHHNALAIFQEESGRNAPLKNLLAILKMAEHICSSHRVLGNQAVDHEWNSIGHLVLDYVGLSDYDFENLKESIRELSAH, from the coding sequence AATCATGGTCGATTTGCAGATGGAGCAGTACATGCCCGACCCTGATCTGGGTGTGATCGCCCGGTTGATCGCACAGGACCCGGGGCTCTCCGGCGCCTTGCTTAAGATCGTCAACTCCCCTCACTACGGTCTCGCGAACAAAATCGCGTCGATTCAGCGTGCGGTGAACCTGCTGGGCAGCCGCTCGGTGATCAACCTGATCAACGCGCAGTCGATCAAGGGCGAGATGACCGACGAGACGATCGTGGTGCTCAATCGTTTCTGGGACACCGCCCAAGACGTTGCGATGACCAGTCTGACGCTGGCCAAGCGAATCGGCTCGCAAACTGTCGACGAATCCTACGCGCTCGGTCTGTTTCACGACTGCGGTGTGCCATTGATGCTCAAGCGCTTCCCCGAGTACATGAATGTGCTGGAAGAGGCTTACGCCAAGGCGGGGCCGGACCGGCGCGTGGTCGATACGGAAAACCACATTCTCAACACGAACCACGCGGTTGTCGGCTATTTCACGGCCAAATCATGGCGTTTGCCTGAACATGTGAGCAATGCCATCGCTAATCACCACAATGCGCTGGCGATCTTCCAGGAAGAGTCGGGCCGTAATGCGCCGCTGAAGAACCTGCTGGCGATCCTGAAAATGGCCGAACACATTTGCTCATCGCATCGGGTCTTGGGTAATCAGGCGGTGGACCATGAGTGGAACAGCATTGGTCACCTGGTTCTGGATTACGTGGGCCTGTCCGACTACGACTTCGAAAACCTCAAAGAAAGTATCCGAGAACTGAGCGCACACTGA
- the mutM gene encoding bifunctional DNA-formamidopyrimidine glycosylase/DNA-(apurinic or apyrimidinic site) lyase: MPELPEVETTRRGIAPHLEGQRVSRVIVRDRRLRWPIPEDLDVRLSGQKIVVVERRAKYLLIQAEVGTLISHLGMSGNLRLVEAGLPALKHEHVDIELESGLALRYTDPRRFGAMLWSLDPHNHELLIRLGPEPLTDLFDGLRLYELSRGRSMAVKPFIMDNAVVVGVGNIYATEALFAAGIDPRREAKSISKARYIKLAIEIKRILAAAIERGGTTLRDFIGGDGQPGYFQQELFAYGRGEEPCKVCGTIMREVKLGQRASVFCPKCQK, encoded by the coding sequence ATGCCTGAATTACCTGAAGTCGAAACCACTCGTCGGGGCATCGCGCCCCATCTCGAAGGCCAGCGCGTCAGCCGCGTGATCGTGCGGGATCGCCGCCTGCGCTGGCCAATTCCGGAAGACCTGGACGTACGGTTGTCTGGCCAGAAGATCGTGGTGGTCGAGCGACGCGCCAAATACCTGCTGATCCAGGCCGAAGTCGGCACGTTGATCAGTCATTTGGGTATGTCCGGGAATTTGCGGCTGGTCGAGGCGGGGTTGCCTGCCCTCAAGCATGAGCATGTGGACATCGAGCTGGAGTCGGGGCTGGCGCTGCGTTACACCGACCCGCGGCGTTTCGGCGCGATGCTGTGGAGCCTCGACCCACACAACCATGAGTTGCTGATTCGGCTGGGGCCTGAGCCGTTGACCGATCTGTTCGACGGGTTGCGGTTGTATGAGCTGTCGCGTGGCCGTTCGATGGCGGTCAAGCCGTTCATCATGGACAACGCCGTGGTGGTGGGCGTGGGGAATATCTATGCGACTGAAGCCTTATTTGCGGCGGGCATCGATCCGCGGCGTGAGGCCAAGAGTATTTCAAAGGCCCGCTATATAAAGCTGGCGATTGAGATCAAGCGCATTCTCGCGGCGGCCATCGAACGCGGCGGCACCACGTTGCGTGACTTCATTGGTGGCGATGGGCAACCGGGGTATTTCCAGCAAGAGCTGTTCGCCTATGGCCGAGGCGAGGAGCCGTGCAAGGTCTGCGGGACGATCATGCGCGAGGTGAAGCTGGGGCAACGGGCGAGCGTGTTTTGCCCGAAATGTCAGAAGTAA